The Georgenia faecalis genome includes a window with the following:
- a CDS encoding GNAT family N-acetyltransferase gives MPWPEIVPLRSRRLLLDPLTVDAAEEMVPVLSDPALYAYTGGQTPTLEQLRAQYAMQVTGQSRDGTQWWLNWVVRWQHSQEPAGYVQATVEDADGVRVAEIAWVVSVPHQRQGIATEASEAMVEWLASCGVQLVVAHVHPDHDASAGVARRLGLHRTERWEDGEVRWERALRDA, from the coding sequence ATGCCGTGGCCCGAGATCGTCCCCCTCCGCAGTCGTCGCCTGCTGCTCGACCCGTTGACCGTGGACGCCGCTGAGGAGATGGTCCCGGTGCTCAGCGATCCGGCCCTCTACGCGTACACCGGTGGACAGACACCCACGCTGGAGCAGCTGCGTGCGCAGTACGCCATGCAGGTCACGGGGCAGTCCCGCGACGGAACTCAGTGGTGGCTCAACTGGGTGGTGCGGTGGCAGCACTCGCAGGAGCCGGCCGGTTACGTCCAGGCCACTGTCGAGGACGCCGACGGCGTTCGGGTGGCGGAGATCGCCTGGGTCGTGTCCGTGCCGCACCAGCGTCAGGGCATCGCGACCGAGGCGTCGGAGGCGATGGTCGAGTGGCTCGCCTCGTGCGGGGTCCAGCTCGTCGTCGCCCACGTCCACCCCGACCACGACGCGTCCGCAGGTGTCGCTCGGCGGCTCGGGCTGCACCGCACGGAGAGGTGGGAGGACGGAGAAGTGCGTTGGGAGCGCGCGCTGCGAGACGCGTAG
- a CDS encoding TrmH family RNA methyltransferase: protein MITSAHHPLARRVAEVLRTPPADQRTIVIDDVENIAQAVACGIRLDAVYVADTLGDVVLPPGASRATPVHRISARASTALFGVDKRARVFALAPRPAPATLEDLLHRDGDVVVLDGVRLAGNIGAVTRSACALGAAGVVLLDSRLASTMDRRLIRASRGLVFALPVVLSTREDLAAFVRRHGIPVVGLGAGASAPLRAIGAVRERVAIVAGSERAGLSAEVGSLAAHNYAIPMDPRVESFNVSVATAIALYERRCGNRR from the coding sequence GTGATCACCAGCGCCCACCACCCGCTGGCGCGCCGCGTCGCCGAGGTCCTGCGCACCCCGCCGGCCGACCAACGGACGATCGTCATCGACGACGTCGAGAACATCGCCCAGGCCGTCGCCTGCGGCATCCGCCTCGACGCGGTCTACGTCGCGGACACCCTCGGCGACGTCGTCCTCCCGCCCGGCGCCTCCCGGGCGACGCCGGTCCACCGGATCTCCGCCCGGGCGAGCACCGCCCTGTTCGGCGTGGACAAGCGCGCCCGGGTGTTCGCCCTGGCCCCCCGGCCGGCGCCGGCGACGCTCGAGGACCTCCTGCACCGCGACGGCGACGTCGTCGTCCTCGACGGCGTCCGGCTGGCCGGGAACATCGGCGCCGTCACGCGGAGCGCCTGCGCCCTCGGCGCCGCCGGCGTCGTCCTCCTCGACAGCAGGCTGGCCTCGACGATGGACCGGCGCCTCATCCGCGCCAGCCGCGGCCTCGTCTTCGCCCTTCCCGTGGTGCTGTCGACCCGCGAGGACCTGGCCGCGTTCGTCCGGCGCCACGGCATCCCGGTCGTCGGCCTGGGCGCGGGGGCGTCGGCACCGCTGCGGGCGATCGGCGCGGTGCGCGAGCGCGTCGCAATCGTCGCGGGCAGCGAGCGCGCCGGGCTGTCGGCGGAGGTGGGATCCCTCGCCGCGCACAACTACGCGATCCCTATGGACCCGCGGGTGGAGTCGTTCAACGTCTCCGTCGCCACCGCGATCGCGCTGTACGAACGCCGCTGCGGGAACCGCCGCTGA
- a CDS encoding endo-1,4-beta-xylanase, which yields MSTTPATASTPAAMPAPDPTLRHRIAEATLTVRRPDGTPLVDAEVTLEQTRHAFAFGNIGFDFVGYANEETDADPDSPFGGASPAQAEHLADLWLDLFTTATLPFYWAGFEPERGRPDTARLRRAAQWFVDRGATVKGHPLAWHTLAPDWLRELSTDEVEAALRGRIRREVGDFAGVVDTWDAINEVVIMPVFSNEEHRNGITRLCWERGRIATIRLAFEEARAANPSATLVLNDFNLSSAYECLIEGVLEAGIAVDAIGLQSHMHQGYWGEERTLETLERFARFGLPLHLTESTLLSGDLMPPEIVDLNDYQVASWPTTPEGEERQAEEMVRHYRTLLSHPSVQAVTYWGLTDAGAWLGAPVGLVRADGTPKPSYDALHGLVKGEWWLRPTTARTDAEGRAAVRGFLGDYRIGVAGAGAASFALDSAGALTREVTLAP from the coding sequence ATGTCCACCACACCCGCGACTGCGTCCACCCCCGCAGCGATGCCCGCGCCGGACCCGACGTTGCGTCACCGCATCGCCGAGGCGACGCTCACGGTGCGGCGACCCGACGGCACGCCCCTGGTGGACGCCGAGGTGACCCTCGAGCAGACCCGGCACGCCTTCGCGTTCGGCAACATCGGGTTCGACTTCGTCGGCTACGCCAACGAGGAGACCGACGCCGACCCGGACAGCCCGTTCGGCGGGGCGTCGCCGGCCCAGGCGGAGCACCTCGCCGATCTCTGGCTCGACCTCTTCACCACCGCCACGCTGCCGTTCTACTGGGCCGGCTTCGAGCCGGAGCGCGGTCGGCCGGACACGGCGCGGCTGCGCCGCGCGGCGCAGTGGTTCGTCGACCGCGGCGCCACGGTCAAGGGCCACCCGCTCGCGTGGCACACCCTCGCCCCGGACTGGCTGCGCGAGCTGAGCACCGACGAGGTCGAGGCCGCACTCCGCGGGCGGATCCGCCGCGAGGTGGGCGACTTCGCCGGCGTCGTCGACACGTGGGACGCGATCAACGAGGTCGTCATCATGCCGGTGTTCAGCAACGAGGAGCACCGCAACGGCATCACCCGGCTGTGCTGGGAGCGCGGCCGCATCGCGACGATCCGCCTCGCGTTCGAGGAGGCCCGGGCCGCGAACCCCTCGGCCACCCTCGTGCTCAACGACTTCAACCTGTCCTCGGCGTACGAGTGCCTCATCGAGGGCGTCCTCGAGGCCGGCATCGCTGTCGACGCGATCGGCCTGCAGAGCCACATGCACCAGGGGTACTGGGGCGAGGAGCGCACGCTGGAGACCCTCGAGCGCTTCGCCCGGTTCGGCCTGCCCCTCCACCTCACGGAGAGCACCCTGCTCTCCGGGGACCTCATGCCGCCGGAGATCGTCGACCTCAACGACTACCAGGTGGCCTCGTGGCCGACGACGCCGGAGGGCGAGGAGCGTCAGGCAGAGGAGATGGTCCGGCACTACCGCACGCTGCTGTCGCACCCGTCGGTGCAGGCGGTGACCTACTGGGGGCTCACCGACGCGGGGGCGTGGCTGGGCGCGCCGGTCGGGCTGGTCCGGGCGGACGGCACGCCCAAGCCCTCCTACGACGCGCTGCACGGCCTGGTCAAGGGCGAGTGGTGGCTGCGGCCGACGACGGCTCGCACGGACGCCGAGGGGCGTGCCGCGGTGCGCGGGTTCCTCGGGGACTACCGGATCGGGGTGGCCGGCGCCGGCGCGGCGTCCTTCGCGCTCGACTCGGCCGGGGCGCTCACGCGCGAGGTGACCCTGGCGCCGTGA
- a CDS encoding metal-sensitive transcriptional regulator — MELDPAEMTKVSNRLKRAQGQLAAVVRMLDEGRECEDIVTQLSAVSRALDRAGFAIIASGMRQCLIQEDEGGEPGTLDVAKLEKLFLSLA; from the coding sequence ATGGAACTCGACCCGGCCGAGATGACCAAGGTCAGCAACCGGCTCAAGCGAGCCCAGGGCCAGCTGGCCGCCGTCGTGCGCATGCTCGACGAGGGCCGCGAGTGCGAGGACATCGTCACCCAGCTGTCCGCCGTCTCGCGCGCGCTCGACCGCGCCGGCTTCGCGATCATCGCCTCGGGGATGCGGCAGTGCCTCATCCAGGAGGACGAGGGCGGCGAGCCCGGCACCCTCGACGTCGCCAAGCTGGAGAAGCTCTTCCTCTCCCTCGCCTGA
- a CDS encoding VOC family protein: MQAKAVTVGIPVRDLERAVAWYRSALELGEPNLRPMDGLAEFNLGPFWLQLALAPELAGIAGISVNISVDDATAEHRRFTEMGLQVTPVQRFEGVVEFFELIDLDGNAIGFVTELG; this comes from the coding sequence ATGCAGGCCAAAGCGGTGACCGTGGGCATCCCTGTTCGTGACCTCGAGCGCGCGGTGGCGTGGTACCGATCCGCGCTGGAGCTGGGCGAACCGAACCTGCGACCGATGGACGGCCTCGCCGAGTTCAACCTCGGCCCGTTCTGGCTCCAGCTCGCGCTCGCGCCTGAGCTCGCCGGTATCGCGGGCATCTCGGTGAACATCAGCGTGGACGACGCCACCGCCGAGCACCGGCGGTTCACGGAGATGGGCCTGCAGGTCACGCCCGTGCAGCGGTTCGAGGGCGTCGTGGAGTTCTTCGAGCTCATCGACCTCGACGGGAACGCCATCGGTTTCGTGACCGAGCTCGGGTAA
- a CDS encoding zinc-binding dehydrogenase yields the protein MRAAIIHGPQDVRVEDVPDPAMLRPSDAVVRVEASCVCGSDLWRYRGIRPVAHPVRMGHEFVGVVEEVGAEVTRVSPGDFVIAPFAFSCGECVHCRNGVQTSCVRGGGWAGTDADGLPVDGGQGERVRVPLADGTLVAVPGAPGDALLPGLLALSDVMGTGHHAAVRGGVREGSVVAVVGDGAVGLCAILAARRLGAARVVAFSSHAPRQELARRFGADDVIAARGDEGVAALGELLGAEGADVVIEAVGTQGAMEQAVAAARPGGNVGYVGVPNGITALPVKQMFNRNVSLLGGVAPVRAYIDELLPEVLAGTLDPGPVFDLTLPLADVARAYEAMDRREAIKVMLRG from the coding sequence GTGCGCGCAGCGATCATCCATGGCCCCCAGGACGTCCGTGTCGAGGACGTCCCCGACCCCGCGATGCTCCGGCCGAGCGACGCCGTCGTCCGGGTCGAGGCGTCGTGCGTGTGCGGCTCCGACCTCTGGCGCTACCGCGGCATCCGGCCGGTGGCCCACCCGGTCCGGATGGGCCACGAGTTCGTCGGCGTCGTCGAGGAGGTCGGCGCGGAGGTCACCCGGGTGTCCCCCGGTGACTTCGTCATCGCGCCGTTCGCGTTCAGTTGCGGCGAGTGCGTGCACTGCCGTAACGGGGTCCAGACGTCGTGCGTGCGCGGCGGGGGCTGGGCCGGCACGGACGCCGACGGCCTGCCCGTCGACGGCGGCCAGGGCGAGCGCGTGCGGGTACCGCTCGCGGACGGGACCCTCGTCGCGGTGCCCGGCGCCCCGGGCGACGCGCTACTTCCGGGGCTGCTCGCCCTCAGCGACGTCATGGGCACGGGCCACCACGCCGCCGTACGCGGCGGGGTGCGCGAGGGCAGCGTCGTCGCCGTCGTCGGTGACGGCGCCGTCGGCCTGTGCGCGATTCTCGCCGCCCGGCGCCTCGGCGCCGCCCGCGTCGTGGCGTTCTCCAGCCACGCCCCCCGGCAGGAGCTCGCCCGCCGGTTCGGCGCCGACGACGTCATCGCCGCCCGTGGGGACGAGGGCGTCGCCGCGCTGGGCGAGCTGCTCGGGGCGGAGGGGGCCGACGTCGTCATCGAGGCGGTCGGCACCCAGGGCGCCATGGAGCAGGCGGTCGCGGCCGCCCGCCCCGGCGGGAACGTCGGCTACGTCGGCGTCCCCAACGGAATCACCGCCCTGCCGGTCAAGCAGATGTTCAACCGCAACGTCAGCCTGCTCGGCGGCGTGGCACCCGTCCGCGCGTACATCGACGAGCTGCTCCCCGAGGTCCTCGCGGGCACGCTCGACCCCGGGCCGGTCTTCGACCTCACGCTCCCCCTCGCCGACGTCGCCCGCGCCTACGAGGCGATGGACCGCCGCGAGGCGATCAAGGTCATGCTCCGCGGCTGA
- a CDS encoding FAD-dependent oxidoreductase, with protein MAFSPTSSPTAPRRIVIVGGVAGGMSAAARARRLDEGAEIIVLEQSDYVSFANCGLPYHLSGEIEQRDALLLHTPETLAAALALDVRVGSRVTSIDRAARTVSVATAEGTYDLGYDALLLATGAVAVRPPIDGLDDAAVHSLRTIPDLDALTVQVDELLATREEGQQPHAVVVGAGFIGLEAVEALAARGLRVELVELADHVLPPLDPELAALVGDELRTHGVGLHLGVAAKSIVPRPDGGRTVTLSDGTALTADVVVVNVGVRPASDLAREAGLELGHQGAVRVDDDQRTSDPHIWAVGDAVEVTQAVSGLAGPVPLAGPANRQGRRAADAMLGHRTTPQAPVLGTAIVRVFGLTAAVTGPNQATLRRAGIDHEVVRVHPGHHAGYFPGTEQVHIVATFSPDGRLLGAQAVGRAGVDKRIDVLATALRAGMSADDLAELELAYAPPYGSAKDPVNMLGFVAQNVLDGTMPQWHPDELDDVVAHSLVLDVRSRGEYERGHVEPSLNIPHTELRDRLGEVREAAGERPVSVLCASGVRSHIATRVLLAAGVDARNLSGGWLTLVAARPDVAARTAVPAA; from the coding sequence ATGGCCTTCTCCCCCACGTCCAGCCCCACCGCACCACGCCGAATCGTCATCGTCGGCGGCGTCGCCGGCGGCATGAGCGCCGCAGCGCGCGCCCGCCGCCTGGACGAGGGCGCCGAGATCATCGTCCTCGAGCAGTCCGACTATGTCTCCTTCGCCAACTGCGGCCTCCCGTACCACCTGTCCGGGGAGATCGAGCAGCGCGACGCCCTGCTCCTCCACACCCCGGAGACGCTGGCCGCGGCCCTCGCGCTCGACGTCCGCGTCGGCAGCCGGGTTACCTCCATCGACCGCGCCGCGCGCACCGTCTCGGTGGCCACCGCCGAGGGCACCTACGACCTCGGCTACGACGCGCTCCTCCTCGCCACCGGCGCGGTGGCGGTGCGCCCGCCCATCGACGGCCTCGACGACGCCGCCGTCCACTCGCTGCGGACGATCCCCGACCTCGACGCCCTCACCGTCCAGGTCGACGAGCTGCTCGCCACCCGCGAGGAAGGGCAGCAGCCGCACGCCGTCGTCGTCGGCGCCGGGTTCATCGGGCTGGAGGCGGTCGAGGCCCTCGCCGCCCGGGGCCTGCGCGTCGAGCTCGTCGAGCTCGCCGACCACGTCCTCCCCCCGCTCGACCCCGAGCTGGCGGCGCTGGTCGGCGACGAGCTGCGCACCCACGGCGTCGGCCTGCACCTCGGCGTGGCCGCGAAGAGCATCGTGCCGCGGCCCGACGGCGGCCGCACCGTCACCCTCTCCGACGGCACCGCGCTCACCGCGGACGTCGTCGTTGTCAACGTCGGGGTCCGCCCCGCCAGTGACCTCGCACGGGAGGCGGGCCTCGAGCTCGGCCACCAGGGCGCCGTCCGCGTCGACGACGACCAGCGCACCTCCGACCCGCACATCTGGGCGGTCGGCGACGCCGTCGAGGTGACGCAGGCGGTCAGCGGCCTCGCCGGTCCCGTGCCGCTGGCCGGACCGGCCAACCGCCAGGGCCGGCGCGCCGCAGACGCCATGCTCGGCCACCGCACCACGCCGCAGGCGCCGGTCCTCGGCACCGCCATCGTCCGGGTCTTCGGCCTCACCGCCGCCGTCACCGGGCCGAACCAGGCGACGCTGCGGCGGGCAGGAATCGACCACGAGGTGGTCCGCGTCCACCCCGGCCACCACGCCGGCTACTTCCCCGGCACCGAGCAGGTCCACATCGTCGCCACGTTCTCCCCCGACGGACGCCTCCTGGGGGCCCAGGCCGTCGGGCGCGCCGGGGTCGACAAGCGCATCGACGTCCTCGCGACGGCGTTGCGCGCCGGCATGAGCGCCGACGACCTCGCCGAGCTCGAGCTCGCCTACGCCCCGCCGTACGGCTCGGCCAAGGACCCGGTGAACATGCTCGGGTTCGTCGCGCAGAACGTCCTCGACGGCACCATGCCGCAGTGGCACCCCGACGAGCTGGACGACGTCGTCGCCCACTCCCTCGTCCTCGACGTCCGCAGCCGCGGGGAGTACGAGCGCGGGCACGTCGAGCCCTCGCTCAACATCCCCCACACGGAGCTGCGCGACCGCCTCGGCGAGGTGCGCGAGGCCGCCGGGGAGCGCCCGGTGAGCGTGCTGTGCGCCAGCGGCGTCCGGTCCCACATCGCCACCCGCGTCCTCCTGGCCGCCGGCGTCGACGCGCGCAACCTCTCCGGCGGGTGGCTCACGCTCGTCGCGGCCCGCCCCGACGTCGCGGCCCGCACTGCCGTTCCGGCGGCCTGA
- a CDS encoding endo-1,4-beta-xylanase: MNASPSSSAHAADVVVHEAGFEESTDGWTGRGSAQAVRTDALARTGAGSLAVTGRTAAWHGAQIDATSVLEAGTPYTVSAWVRLPAGATSTTARLTVAEQPEAYVTVGEATATADGWTELTGTYTPAAGITGAVLYVELADATTGLYLDDVLITGPEPVDPDEPLDLAFDFEDGLQGWAPRGDAADDPTVAVTTAEAHGGAQAALVTDRTSQGDGIGYDLTGLVETGVTYEISAWVKMAAGGATDAVWLSLQRTADGADAFDTLAQVPGVTSTGWTEVTVTYTMPAADSARIYFETSYNDGGTGDFLVDDVTIVSQAPSGIEDLTPLKDTVEFPVGVAIDQRETIGSSAELTTRHFDQLTPENHMKPEAWYDGTTFRTHPEATAIMDFAQQEDLRVYGHVLVWHSQTPAWFFQNAAGAPLTTSEADRQVLRDRMRTHIFGIAEALSDDYGLFGSAENPLVAWDVVNEVVSDSSEFADGLRRSEWYRILGEEFIDLAFEYADEAFNDVYAAPGTDRPVTLFINDYNTEQAGKQDRYHALVERLVARGVPIDGVGHQFHVSLAMPVQALADALTRFDGMGLTQVVTELDVTTGTPVTQASLIEQGYYYRDAFRVFRERSDDLFAVTVWGLIDTRSWRNDNGAPLLFDGALRAKPAYYGAADDDLPARQRAAFVFAGDVPLDDDAFDALAWDQLPLHTVENEALEELAGFQLRWAPDHLTVLAAVTDDADALELALGDDVVTFRRDGTGDVDGLVEETDDGWNAVVHVPLDGAALGDTVGFDLRVLDGEETVGWSTPGTLAQLTLVEPLSYVEVVEAPAAPAIDGDVEDAWDAATVVTTDKQVEGTDGATAEVRTLWQDHTLYVLMDVTDPEVNIEHSDPWAQDSVEIYVDAGNYKNGPYRYDDTQIRINADNVASFGTGDVGFQQGRLQSATTRTDDGYRVEAAISLLEEGGLGTFHGLDFQVNDAGANDDGVAARTSIRNWADPTGAGYQSTARWGVGQLVELPVEQPTEPPTETPDPTDPPTETPDPTDPPADPPTGGPGPTTPGGPGDGPTRPGAGGPTGPGAGGDGPGGLPVTGAEALLIALAALGLLGGGAALAARRRAMAG, from the coding sequence GTGAACGCCTCGCCGTCGTCGAGCGCCCACGCCGCCGACGTCGTCGTCCACGAGGCCGGCTTCGAGGAGTCGACGGACGGCTGGACCGGGCGCGGCAGCGCCCAGGCGGTGCGCACGGACGCCCTCGCCCGCACCGGCGCCGGGAGCCTCGCGGTCACCGGCCGCACGGCCGCCTGGCACGGCGCACAGATCGATGCCACCTCGGTGCTCGAGGCCGGCACCCCGTACACGGTGAGCGCCTGGGTCCGCCTGCCGGCGGGCGCCACGAGCACCACCGCGAGGCTCACGGTCGCGGAGCAGCCGGAGGCCTACGTCACCGTCGGGGAGGCCACCGCCACCGCCGACGGCTGGACCGAGCTCACGGGCACCTACACCCCGGCCGCCGGCATCACCGGCGCCGTGCTCTACGTCGAGCTCGCCGACGCCACCACCGGCCTCTACCTCGACGACGTCCTCATCACCGGCCCGGAGCCGGTCGACCCCGACGAGCCGCTCGACCTCGCCTTCGACTTCGAGGACGGGCTGCAGGGTTGGGCGCCCCGCGGCGACGCGGCGGACGACCCCACGGTCGCCGTCACCACGGCCGAGGCCCACGGCGGCGCCCAGGCGGCGCTGGTCACCGACCGCACCTCGCAGGGCGACGGCATCGGCTACGACCTCACCGGCCTCGTCGAGACCGGCGTCACCTACGAGATCAGCGCCTGGGTGAAGATGGCCGCCGGCGGGGCGACCGACGCCGTCTGGCTCAGCCTCCAGCGCACCGCCGACGGTGCCGACGCCTTCGACACGCTCGCCCAGGTCCCCGGCGTGACGTCGACCGGCTGGACCGAGGTCACCGTCACCTACACCATGCCCGCGGCGGACTCCGCCCGGATCTACTTCGAGACGAGCTACAACGACGGCGGCACCGGCGACTTCCTCGTCGACGACGTCACGATCGTCTCCCAGGCGCCGTCGGGCATCGAGGACCTCACCCCCCTCAAGGACACCGTGGAGTTCCCCGTGGGTGTCGCGATCGACCAGCGGGAGACCATCGGCTCCTCCGCGGAGCTCACCACCCGGCACTTCGACCAGCTCACCCCCGAGAACCACATGAAGCCCGAGGCCTGGTACGACGGGACGACGTTCCGCACGCACCCCGAGGCGACGGCGATCATGGACTTCGCCCAGCAGGAGGACCTGCGCGTCTACGGGCACGTGCTCGTGTGGCACAGCCAGACCCCGGCCTGGTTCTTCCAGAACGCCGCCGGCGCCCCGCTGACGACGAGCGAGGCGGACCGCCAGGTCCTCCGCGACCGGATGCGCACCCACATCTTCGGGATCGCCGAGGCCCTCAGCGACGACTACGGCCTGTTCGGCAGCGCCGAGAACCCGCTCGTGGCCTGGGACGTCGTCAACGAGGTCGTCTCCGACAGCAGCGAGTTCGCCGACGGCCTGCGCCGCAGCGAGTGGTACCGGATCCTCGGCGAGGAGTTCATCGACCTCGCCTTCGAGTACGCGGACGAGGCGTTCAACGACGTCTACGCCGCCCCCGGGACCGACCGCCCCGTCACCCTCTTCATCAACGACTACAACACCGAGCAGGCCGGCAAGCAGGACCGCTACCACGCGCTCGTCGAGCGGCTCGTCGCGCGCGGCGTGCCGATCGACGGCGTCGGGCACCAGTTCCACGTCAGCCTCGCCATGCCGGTCCAGGCGCTGGCGGACGCCCTCACGCGCTTCGACGGCATGGGCCTCACCCAGGTGGTCACCGAGCTCGACGTCACCACCGGCACGCCCGTCACCCAGGCGAGCCTCATCGAGCAGGGCTACTACTACCGCGACGCCTTCCGCGTGTTCCGCGAGCGCAGCGACGACCTCTTCGCGGTCACCGTGTGGGGCCTCATCGACACGCGGAGCTGGCGTAACGACAACGGTGCCCCGCTCCTCTTCGACGGCGCCCTGCGGGCCAAGCCCGCCTACTACGGGGCCGCCGACGACGACCTGCCGGCCCGCCAGCGCGCCGCGTTCGTCTTCGCCGGGGACGTGCCCCTGGACGACGACGCCTTCGACGCCCTCGCGTGGGACCAGCTCCCGCTCCACACCGTGGAGAACGAGGCGCTCGAGGAGCTCGCCGGGTTCCAGCTGCGCTGGGCGCCCGACCACCTCACCGTCCTCGCCGCCGTCACGGACGACGCCGACGCCCTCGAGCTCGCGCTCGGCGACGACGTCGTGACCTTCCGCCGGGACGGCACCGGCGACGTCGACGGGCTGGTCGAGGAGACCGACGACGGGTGGAACGCCGTCGTCCACGTCCCGCTCGACGGAGCCGCCCTCGGGGACACGGTCGGGTTCGACCTGCGGGTGCTCGACGGCGAGGAGACCGTCGGGTGGAGCACGCCGGGGACGCTGGCGCAGCTCACGCTCGTCGAGCCGCTGTCCTACGTCGAGGTCGTCGAGGCCCCGGCGGCCCCGGCCATCGACGGCGACGTCGAGGACGCCTGGGACGCCGCGACCGTGGTGACCACCGACAAGCAGGTCGAGGGCACCGACGGCGCCACGGCCGAGGTCCGCACGCTCTGGCAGGACCACACCCTCTACGTCCTCATGGATGTCACCGACCCGGAGGTCAACATCGAGCACAGCGACCCGTGGGCGCAGGACTCGGTGGAGATCTACGTCGACGCGGGCAACTACAAGAACGGCCCGTACCGCTACGACGACACCCAGATCCGGATCAACGCGGACAACGTCGCCTCGTTCGGCACCGGCGATGTGGGCTTCCAGCAGGGCCGGCTGCAGAGCGCGACCACCCGGACGGACGACGGCTACCGGGTGGAGGCGGCGATCAGCCTCCTCGAGGAGGGCGGGCTCGGGACGTTCCACGGCCTGGACTTCCAGGTGAACGACGCCGGGGCCAACGACGACGGCGTGGCCGCGCGCACCTCCATCCGCAACTGGGCGGACCCCACCGGGGCCGGTTACCAGAGCACGGCGCGGTGGGGCGTGGGACAGCTCGTCGAGCTGCCGGTGGAGCAGCCCACGGAGCCCCCGACCGAGACGCCCGACCCGACGGACCCGCCGACCGAGACCCCGGACCCGACGGACCCGCCGGCCGACCCGCCCACGGGCGGTCCCGGCCCAACGACGCCGGGCGGGCCTGGTGACGGGCCCACCCGCCCGGGTGCCGGTGGGCCGACCGGTCCCGGCGCCGGCGGAGACGGCCCCGGCGGTCTTCCGGTGACCGGTGCCGAGGCGCTACTCATCGCGCTCGCCGCGCTGGGCCTTCTCGGCGGCGGAGCCGCGCTGGCCGCCCGCCGCAGGGCGATGGCCGGGTAG
- a CDS encoding CGNR zinc finger domain-containing protein — protein MGRTTRTSQRAGRGWLGAPGAAARLAAVVDAAAERSPDIVTPYVRVAGNPDRATALLWSDIVADGAPVAEVWAHLRQGVVPDGASARHALLLLVIVDGWRRVKACDSPGCAAPFVDATPGASRRRCAAHARR, from the coding sequence ATGGGGCGCACCACCCGCACGTCGCAGCGGGCCGGTCGCGGCTGGCTCGGCGCGCCGGGTGCCGCGGCACGCCTCGCCGCGGTCGTCGACGCGGCCGCCGAGCGCAGCCCGGACATCGTCACGCCCTATGTCCGCGTCGCCGGGAACCCCGACCGCGCCACCGCGCTGCTGTGGTCCGACATCGTGGCCGACGGCGCCCCCGTCGCCGAGGTCTGGGCGCACCTGCGCCAGGGCGTCGTGCCGGACGGCGCCTCCGCCCGCCACGCCCTCCTGCTGCTCGTCATCGTCGACGGGTGGCGGCGGGTGAAGGCGTGCGACAGCCCGGGGTGCGCGGCGCCGTTCGTCGACGCCACCCCGGGAGCGAGCCGGCGCCGGTGCGCGGCCCACGCGCGCCGGTGA
- a CDS encoding MOSC domain-containing protein: MEGTVVAVHRSPVHAFSKEPVEAIRIVEGVGVEGDAHAGATVKHRSRAARNATAPNLRQVHLIHAELFDLLRDLGHDVAPGELGENITTRGVDLLSLPAGTRLTIGDAEVTVTGLRNPCWQIDDFQPGLLKKVLRKNAEGAVERLTGVMATATGSGTVAAGDWVSVDLPAPPHVPLAPV; encoded by the coding sequence ATGGAGGGAACCGTCGTCGCCGTGCACCGCAGCCCCGTGCACGCCTTCAGCAAGGAGCCCGTCGAGGCGATCCGGATCGTCGAGGGCGTCGGCGTCGAGGGCGACGCGCACGCCGGCGCCACGGTGAAGCACCGGTCCCGGGCGGCCCGCAACGCCACCGCCCCGAACCTGCGTCAGGTCCACCTCATCCACGCGGAGCTCTTCGACCTCCTGCGGGACCTCGGCCACGACGTCGCCCCCGGTGAGCTCGGGGAGAACATCACCACCCGCGGGGTCGACCTGCTCTCCCTGCCCGCGGGCACGCGCCTGACGATCGGCGACGCCGAGGTGACGGTCACCGGTCTGCGCAACCCCTGCTGGCAGATCGACGACTTTCAGCCGGGGCTCCTCAAGAAGGTGCTGCGCAAGAACGCCGAGGGGGCCGTGGAGCGGCTCACCGGCGTCATGGCGACCGCGACCGGCAGCGGCACCGTGGCCGCCGGGGACTGGGTGAGCGTCGACCTCCCGGCGCCGCCGCACGTCCCGCTCGCCCCGGTCTAG